The following DNA comes from Rosa rugosa chromosome 5, drRosRugo1.1, whole genome shotgun sequence.
GTACAGATAATTGTTGCTAGAGCCTCAGCAAAGGGAGAAGTCAGTAAAACTATAGAGCATCATCTAAAAAGTTAATCAAGCCTCTCTTTAACAAACTCCCAAAGATTCTACCATTCAACAGTCTACTTTTGATGATCTATGTGTGGCACTGTCAAAGTGGCTATAtacagaaaaataaattttatgTTAAGACAAAGCTTCAGTGCATGTCAACAGAATTCTGATTATGCGGTTTCTGTCAATTTTTAGTTGCGGTTTACCAGTATATGTTTGCAAAAGTTTCTTTTTGATATCTTGTGTTCATTGACAAAAAAATTTAGATATGAACATTGTGCTCATTTTATTTTCCacccaattaaactaataaaCACACTAATTAAAATTTTTGTAACTAATTTTAGTTTGCAGGAGCTTCATTCTTCACTTTGCTTCCTAAAACTTGGATATATGTATTTCACAGCATTAATCTCTTGTAGAAAGGACTCCTGTTCATACAACTTTTGAATGCCTTATAAATTTTATGAAAGTTTATTTTAATTGTATCTAATGCATATGTCCTTCCATATTTATCTCATCATTGTTTCAGCCCAAGCTGTGTATGTTGACAGAAATGTGCTGCTGTTTTTTCACACCCTTCAACTAACAATATATTGTAACTTGAATGGGTATCTCTGTTGTCAATGGCTTCAGTTGACACAAGAATAGAACTAGTTACCTTTCAGGGTTTATGTGCCTGTGCTTCTTTGCTGTGACATAACATATTAactgttgttttctttttgtttcccacttttgataatttttttcaTCAAAACTTATCTAAAGAAATAGTGCATTCCGTCATTGAAGTGTCAAAAAATTATTGGTGGCCGAGACTCATATATATTCTGCCGTATGCTTTGTTTGCTTATAGAAAACAGtggtttttttcctttctttcttcccCACTTTGTTTTGATGACTAATCATTCTTGTAATCTTTAATATGTCAGGGACTTACAGCTAATGGTTTGAAGAAGGACCAGATTTTTGTTGGTGATATAAATACCCTGTACAAGAGCGGAAACATCACTGTGGATGTTAAAGTTGATACCTATTCAAAtgtaatgattttttttaagtGATTAAGTTTTCCATGTATCTATTTGGAGCATATTGTAGCTAGTTATTTTGCTAACAATCTCTTGTTCTTGTTTGTCACAGTTCTTTATTTCTTCCACATAATCTCAAGTGTGTCTTatatgtttttaaaaatttcttCGCAGGTATCTACAAAAGTGACTCGGACTGATATCTTGCCAAATACCAAGATAGCATGTAGCTTCAAAATTCCAGATCACAAATCTGGCAAGGTAGTAAAATGCAGCTTAGAATTCCGTTAAAAAGAAAGAATTATGGCCTTCCAATATAAAGTAGTTAAATAGATGGTTTCCTCTGTGCATCTTTTTTATTTGTTCTGCAGGGATATGGTGACTGTTTCCTACAATATAGATTTGTTTGATATGTGGTTTCCTTTGCACATGTTTTTAACATGGTCTGCAGTGATATTGTTACTATGTTTccagttttatttatttatttggatttttgtattttttttttttacagttgTTAGTCTTATGACTGTGTAGAAGATTATACTGATCCGCGCTTTTATTAATCTTTTTGATTCATAGAACAGTCTTTTGACATTTGGTTGGAAGATATCAATCCCACTTGTGGGATAAGAAAGTTAAAAGAAAGTAGAAATGTGAACATACTGATTTTTCTAATAGGAAATATGTTTTAACTATGTCTGTACAGTTTACAGACTCTTCACAGATATTCCCTTAAATTTCAAACTTCAAGAAGTGGATTTGATTGCTAAAAGCAAGCCTCAGATCATGGGTTTTGGTCCAGAATTATAATGTCAAGGTTGTCAACTTGATAGACGATTTCAGATTGCATCTGAAAAAACGGCAGCTCCCTTAGCTGTCTGGAAAAAGCAAATGTCACCATGTAGGTGAAACGAATAGGGACTGGAGTAAATGAGAATTttattcagtttttatttttatgcttGCAATAATGAAATAATTTCCCCTTAGAACTTACATTTTTCCTATAAAACTTAGCTTTGGCAGACGTGTTTCTGATAGTGGAATGTGAATGTTTACGTCATATTGATTTTTTCTGGTAAAAGTCTTCAATCTGTTTCTTTATGTGATTGCAGCTGGATGTGCAGTACCTTCATCCTCATGCAGCTATTGATTCCAGCATAGGCCTTAACCCAGCCCCTCTTTTAGAGTTAGCAGCAACAATTGGAAGTAAGGATCTTAGTTTGGGTGGTGAAATTGGATTTGACACAGCATCTTCTTTGTTGACCAAATACAATGCTGGGATCAGCTTCAACAAGCCAGATTTCTCTGCTGCCCTTCTGCTGTAAGTACTGATGAAACCTCATGTTTCTTGCTTGAAAAAGTAATCATGCATGTTGCCCTTTGCTTTTTTATGCTACAATAGTTGACGTTTCTGTGATGCATGACATAAAGAATTCAACCTCTCAGTAATTTACACGGCAATTGTAAACAGGGGTAGTGTGTCCAATATGGGTGGGGCAAATACAATTTCCCAGTCATTAATATCCAATGCATCTTCCTTGTACTTGATGCTTCATTGTTTGGACCCCTCATTCTAGCAACTTTAAAATCTTGGTTCAAATTATGCCATAGATTATAGTTCTTATTGGCCAAATAATTTAAGAATTCGAAGCCCCATAAACTTCCTCCTAGATTGGGTTGACTTCTAATTTCCAGTTCAAATAAAGGAGACCACTAGCCTTTAAGCTAGTGGTGAATCTGTACCTGTGGGCATCGAAGCTTCTGTTGTGTTGTGCCAAAACTAGTGTTCTTTTTTCCCCAAAAATGTTTCAGGGGAAatgatagaaagaaaaaaatagggtCCCAGGGCTTTGCAGTCTATTGGAAGTTCATGGTCAGGACTCAGGAGTAGATAACCATGTCTGCAATTGCAGGTGTTTTTATTTGTgttgcatatatatttttttttaatcttcatAAAGTTCTGATTTCCGTCCAGTTTATAGTAATTAGTAAGCTATATTCATTGTCATTAGACTTGAAATCATGCATCTATTGTTCTACAGTTTAAATATCTCAGTGTTCAAGGTTTTCCTTGGCAGCATCCACAATTTGACTCTTGACTCTGTGTCTGTGCCCTTAATTTCGTGTCACTGTATTGATTTCCTTTTGCATTGATGCAGGACGGACAAAGGACAGACGTTGAAGGCAACTTACATTCATGCTGTTGATTCCGCCAATGGCACTACAGTTGCTGCCGAACTTACCCATAGATTTTCTACGTTGGAGAAGAGCTTTACCTTGGGAAGTGCCCATGCAATTGATCCACATACTGTGGTGAAAACACGCTTATCTGACAGTGGGAAAGCTGCCTTACTATGGCAGCGTGAATGGAGACCGAAGTCACTAATTACTTTCTCGGGAGAGTATGACTCAAAGGCGAGTAGTGCAGCCCCAAAGTTTGGTCTTTCCCTCGCGCTCAAGCCTTGAAATGTGCAACTACTGGCTTGATAATGTTCTGCAATTTGGGATACCTTTGATCTTGTTACATTTTTCCCCTGAAGTCAAGGGGTACCATTTTCTAGCCAAATTATAGTGGAAAAACTAAGATTTGGTGTAGTGATAAATGTTCTACAGCATTGTTGGGGAAATTGGACCCATTTTTGGAAAATCTTATATTCATAACATTTATTGTCGTTGAATTTTCACAATGGTTAACCTGCTAACCAGTGTATTTTACTTTCTtgtttctatgtttttttttgagCTAAAATCGTTTTACTACCCTGAACTTTACACCTAAAATCATTTGTGTCCCCaaacttctaatttgatcacatatgcccttgtactctccaataTGATCAACCAAAGGCATTAGTAAACTaattcatcaatttcttcataaCTTGGTGATGATGAGAGTCCACTTAGGGTCTGTTTTTACCTTTGAACATGCAAATGGTGTGTTTCTTGCATGATTGAAGGCCAAAATCTAGTTTGAGTGGGCAACActatatgaagaaattgatggaTTAGTTACGGATTGACTATAATCAATTAtattggagagtacaagggcaCAAGCGATCATATTGGAAGTTTATGGGCACAAATAATTTTATGTGTAAAGTTCAGggtggtaaaatgattttagctcttttttttttcttttttttttttaaatttttattcctTGTGCTCAACTCGGAGAGACTGTGCACTACTTAAACTGTACTCTTTTATATTATTTAGGAGACAATTTGTTCTGAATTAAATCTTATTCAAAAAAAGCTGCCAGTATTGCCGAACAATAAAATCTTATTCATGTTTGGTGACGTTCTTGACATTTTAGTCACAAACTATACAACTAATTTAAAACCAATACGTGtatctcagaaaaaaaaaatcaggtaATACGTGTTTTTCTTTTGAGAATAAGTTAGGTAATACGTGTTATACCTTCTCAACATCCAAAAACACTGAGCtttggttttccttaaaaaTGCGTTGAGAGTTGTTGTCGATACCTCCCGCCCTTTGTGCCTTTGTGGGCAATTTTTTTGGGTTCCTAATGTAAAACCGATagctaagagcaagtgcacccgtagtcaagaaaaggcaaagtcgagaagtaaAGAATTCGAccggtcaagttactattcattgtcactggacataggtttgcatccgtttttttttcttgcccggtcaataCTGTTCACTTTTTTACTGTTCATTACTTTTCACTGTTCATTTTACTGTATAAATTTACTGTTCCTATTACTGTGTAAATTCAGTCAAAGTGGCGCTTCACGCGCAAccataattcatttttttttttttttttctgatttgtgccTACAGCCAGACATTGGCTTACAAcattccaagacttgcacaattgaacatcttcctcatccgtccatctccttttatcttgggtatcttcactttgatctccctCTTGTCCGGCCACTGGACGTGTGTTTCCCCTTTGTTCGGCCATAGTGGATAATGAAAAATATGGATGatgagagctatatgaagaggaggaaggtaTAACTATGAACTCTAGtattttgggtgtgagatgttagaaaaaattgtaggtatttatagagaaatttttggtatgatttttagaattttttacatatttttttctGCCTGTTTTCTTACCGTTACCTATATTAGATTCATATTAATTCCTAGCTGTCAGATCCATTTTTGCTGTTGATTTGGTCGGCCCAGATTTCTTGACCGTTGGGTTCAAATTCCCAAAGCAGCCAACGGCTAGTTGCCACGTGCCATGCACTGCCATTAAttgtcgctacgcgacaaaaaACAGATCCTCCTGCTGTGATTGGTCCGTGCTCTTCACGGCCTCTCTCTGGCGCGTCTCTCTCTGCGCTGGCCGTCAGCCACGATCAGTCACGGGCCGAGGTGGCAGCAGGCCAAGCCTGGGCAAGACAAAAGCCATGGGCTTGACATTTTTCTTGCCCTTGGTCAAACAAAGCCAAATGGTGCCCGGGCAAAACAGGCCCGGTGGAGGGGAAAAAAGGAGCTTGCCCAGTCAAAATCAAGGATTGCTGAGGTGGTGCCTGGGCAAAAGAgccggtgcacttgctctaagcgTGATTGAAGAGCAGATTGGGCGTAGAAAAGGTAAAGTTGGCGTACTGCAGATTTGGCACTCGGTGTCCGATTGCTAATTATTATACCTTTCAGAGAAGGATACGGCGTCGGGAGCAAAACTCGTCGCTTCGCCTTGAACTATGAGCTTTTTCAAGCCTCCaaggtcgtttagggcctcaaa
Coding sequences within:
- the LOC133710822 gene encoding mitochondrial outer membrane protein porin 4, with amino-acid sequence MGSSPAPFSDIGKKAKDLLTKDYNFDQKFTLSVVGSTGLGLTANGLKKDQIFVGDINTLYKSGNITVDVKVDTYSNVSTKVTRTDILPNTKIACSFKIPDHKSGKLDVQYLHPHAAIDSSIGLNPAPLLELAATIGSKDLSLGGEIGFDTASSLLTKYNAGISFNKPDFSAALLLTDKGQTLKATYIHAVDSANGTTVAAELTHRFSTLEKSFTLGSAHAIDPHTVVKTRLSDSGKAALLWQREWRPKSLITFSGEYDSKASSAAPKFGLSLALKP